DNA sequence from the Selenomonas timonae genome:
CATCGGCAAGAATGGCATCGGACGCAACGTCATGGCGTTTCAGCCGCCGCTCATCATCACCGAGGACAATATCAACGACGTACTGAACGCCGTAGAGCTCGTCCTCACAGAGAAAGGACTCTAAAGGGTGCATTATGGCAAAACGATACTACGATCTTACGGTCGCGGGCTGCAAGCGCAGTCTCCCCATCCTCAACCTGAGTGACAGTCTTGCAATTGCCGGCTTCGTCATGCTCGGCGATGTCGAACTCTGCGAAAACTGTGCGCGTGAACTCGCAAAGAAGGTGCCCGCCGAAGCCGAGATCATCATGACCGCCGAGACGAAGGGAATCCCCCTCGCGGCGGAGCTTGCACGGCAGATTGGAATGCCCTACTACATCACAGCACGCAAATCTGTCAAGGCATACATGGAAGATCCCATCTGGGTCGAGGATGAATCGATTACGACAATGGGCAAGCAACGGCTCTATCTCACGCGTGCGGATATCGACCGCATTGCGGGGCGCAAGGTGCTCCTCCTCGACGATGTCATCAGCACGGGCGGCTCCATGACGGCACTCAGCAATCTCGCCGAAAAGGCGGGCGCACACGTCGTCGGACAGGCTGCCGTGCTTGCCGAGGGCGATGCGGTAAAGCGCACGGATATTATCTTCCTCGAGTCGCTGCCGCTCTTTGAGGCAGAGTAGAGAGGATAGGTAGGCTTCCTTGCATCAATATCTCTTCTACATCGGAGACTTCCCCATCCGCTCGTACGGTGTCGTCATCTCCCTCTCCATCCTGCTTGCGACGGGTGTCGGCTACTTCCTCGCAAAGACGGACGGACGCGGCTATGAGAAGCACATTCCCGATCTCGGCATCTACTGCGGCATCGCGGGACTCCTCGGCGCGCGGCTCTGGGACGTGTTCTTCTTCGACTGGGACTACTACCAGCACCACCTGACCGAGATTCTGAACGTCTGGCAGGGCGGCATGGCGATCCAGGGCGGTGTCTTTCTCGGTGTGCTCGTCGGCATCCTCTACAGCCGAAATCACAAGCTCGACACCATCCACTTTATGGACATTGCCGCTCCTGCGATTGTCCTCGGACAGGCGCTCGGCCGCTGCGCAAACCTCCTCAACGGGGATGCCTTCGGCGCACCGACGGGCAGCAGCTACGGCATCCTCTACCCCGACACCACCCTCGCGCACCACACCTACGGTGCGCAGCCGCTCTGGCCGGCGGAGGTCTGGGAGGGGCAGCTCGACATCGTCATCTTTGCGCTGCTGCTCATCTTCCGCGCACGTGGACACGCACGTGGACAGTGCTTCGCCCTCTACGTCATGCTCTACAGCCTCGTGCGCTTCGCCCTCGAGTACCTGCGCGGCGACTACACGGAGAAATACCTCGGACTCTTTACCAGTGCCCAGATGACCAGTCTCGGCTTCGGTCTCGTCGCCCTTGGCTTCTTCCTCTGGCTCGGACTGCGAAAAGAAGCTGTACCAACAGAAGTAGAGTTTTTTCCTCAGGAGCGTAAGAAACGCCGGAAGAAATAATCCCTGCATACATGGCGTATGAAGGGACTGTTACACAAAGTTTTTTGACCTGCCCCCCTCTTTAAGTCTAACTTTGGGGGGCAGGTCATTACATATTGGGATACAATCCCTTTTTGATCGCACGCAAACCATCAAGCGTCTTAATTCCCGGCGTGTAAATATAGCCAAAGGGAATCATATAGATACGCTTGTTTTGCACCGCACGCAGTGAGTTCAAGCGCACATTTCGAAAGAATGCCTCCGACTGCGCACGATGCCGCTCATCGAAATATACCGCAAATATTACATCGGGATTCTGCAGGATCATCTCCTCCACACCTGCCGATTCACTTTGAAGGGGCATACGCCCGCCCAAACGCCGTACCATATCTCCCACGATCCAGCCCTCATCATAGTTCATGACCTCGTTCCCATCAACCTCCACAACCATGACATCCTGCTGCTTCACCCTGTCATCCGTCCAGTCAATCTCCAACTCCGCATAAATATCCCGTATGACAGCATTCGTTTTCTCTTGCACGTCAAAAATCTGCCCCATATCATCTAAGAACTTACACTCATCTTCGATGGTCGCGGATTTTTTCACATGATTGGAAGTCGCGACAACATAGGATGGGATACTGCGCGCCTCCCACCATCGGATGCTGCCAAATCGGTGCGGAGAGAATGCAGATTTCCACCCAATAATAAAATCCGGCTGATAGGAAATCAGCTCTTCACGACTGATAAGCCGAGAAGAAATATGCGGTATTTTTTTGATCTCCTCCGGATATTCCCTTTTCAAATTTTCATAAAGGCCGCTTGCCGTGTTGCTAATTGATGCCCCAATAATCCGATCCCCAATCCCCAGCGGGATCAGGGTATTCAGCAAAACGCCATCGCATACAAAAACGCGGGAAGGTATTGTTGTGAGATAAATGGACCGTGGCTCCTCATTCGTATCAATATTTTGAATCTCGATTGACTCATGTCGTATATCATTAACGTAATTATTGCGCGGCTCGTCCATAACAGGATATGGATCCCGAACCATTGCAGCCGCTATGATAATGCCCCCCATAACAAACAATAACAGAATAGATTTTTTCATTGCTATAACACCTCAAACATAATGGCAAGTGGTTATCGAACCAACTTGCCATTATATTCTATGGAATTCTTAGAACGTATACTTCGCACCGATCATGAAACGACGTCCCGCCTCCGGCCAAGAGCCTTTTCCATGATACTCTGACACAATCGTTTCGTAGGATTGATTCGTGAGATTTGACACCGATGCATAGATCGTCATGTCATCATGCAGCTTGTAATTGATGTTGAAATCGAGCAGGAGTGCGCGCGCACTCGTAAATGCCGCCGTATTGCAGCCCGTATACCACGTTCCCGTCAGCGATGTATTGAGTTTGCCGTTCTCATAGACGAGATCCGCCATATAGACATTTGCAGGGCGCATGTCATTGATGGCAGCATTAACATTTCCGTTCGCCCATGTGAGTGCAGGGTCAAAGATGAGTCCATCCTTTGCAGAGAACTTGTCAAAGGCATGGGTGTAATTCAGCGTCAGCGACCAATGCGGGCGGAAACGGTGCGAAAGAGAAAGGTTGAACGCCTTCTTTACCTCTTTTGCATTGATGGACTTCGCAGTAAAATCTCCTTCATCATCGTCCCAAACGCTGTACTCCGTAATTGCATTGGCCATGTGCGTATAATTGTAGTGAACGGCAAGCGATGTGTCCTTGCTGAATGCGTGACGAACACCCACCGTCCATACATCGCCCTTTTCATCTTCGAGCGGACGCGGACCAAGATCGTTCGTATAGTCGTCCACCTTGATGGGACGGTGTATCCGGCTGTAGCCGAAATATGCACTCGTCGCCTTGTCAAAAGCATACTGCGTATTCAGTGACGGCGTAAAAATAGCGCCGCCCGAGGTTCGAATCGTTGATTCCACATCGGTTTTTGTCCGTTGACCGATGTCATTATAGCGTGCATAACGTACCGCAGGGGTCAGTTCCCATTTATCCGAGAGGAAAATCTTGTCCTGAAGATAGCCCGTCAGCGTACTGCGCTCCAAATGGTATATCTTTCCAGTACCAAGATAGATATGATCATACTCCGAACTGTCATACGACCATGTCGTCAGCACATTATGCTTCCCATACGCCTTACCAAGCTGCAGTTGGATTCCCTCATTGCCGAGACGGTCATACCACTTCCGAAAATCTCGCCCTTTGTAATGAGCCTTTGCCCATGCATACCATTCTGGGGTCTCCGGAACGGGCGTATCAGCAAGTATGTCCTCCTGTCCGTTCGATCCCCAATAACGCTCATTCTGCTGATAGACGCGCACAAAACTTTCCATCCCGCTGTCACGATGGAACACATAGGTCAAATCGTGATTGTTCTTGTTATAGGCGCTGAATGCTCCCGTTGCCGCCCAAATTGCCCACTTGGTACGGAATCCTGGGAATACAGACTCTCCCTTCGGGCTCCTTGGTGTCAGCCAATGCCTCTTAATGCGCTCCCAGTCCGTCGGATTAAAGTATTTATGGTCGGGCGCCGCCATCGGATAGTCTGCATCACTCTGCATGTGATTATGCGCAAAACGCAGCGTATGATTCTTGTCGAAATCGTAGTCGATACGGATATTCGCGGCCTCATCCTTATACCCCGTATTGACAAAGGTATAGGTGTTGCCGCTGAGACCGTCCTTATATTTGGAATCACCGCTCATCTCGCGGCTCAGCCCGACAAAGTATTTGAGACGGTTCTCATCGAGACTGCCTGCATAGCTGAGTTTATAGTTATGACGATGCCACGAGCCCGTCGAAATGTCGAGTGTCCCCTCCGTTTGATCGATACCTTTACGCGTGATAATGTTGATGACGCCACCCGTTGCGTCTGAGCCGTAGATCGAAGCGCCAGGTCCCTTGATGACTTCAATCTTCTCGATACCATTCATGTTAATTACTTGGTTAATATCGACATTTGCCTTTGTCTCAGCATCGGAGTAGGATCCAAAGATATCGCTCACAGAATTATCAACACGCCGTCCGTCAACAAGTACAACAACGCGATCATCACCGTTGATACTCACAACATTATGATTGTTGGCGATCTGAAACTCACCGCCGCGAAATCCTGGCGTGCGGACTAAAACCCCCGGTACATGCCGCAGTGCATCCGTCAGCTGCTCATAATGCCGTTTCTCTATCATATCCCGATCAATGACATTCACGTCGCCGCCCGTGCGGTAGTAGGACTGCTCCGTGATCACGTTGCCAAATGGGTCTTTGAGTTCTCCCTCGACCTCAATATCCTTTGTCGTATAAGAAACGGATTCTGTTGTTTCTTCAGTGGATTCAGACTCGTTCACTTCCTGTGCATGAACGTCAAGTCCCCCGTACGCAACAGTTGACAGTAAGATGCCAAGCACAGCAGACTTCTTCAGGTTCTTCTTCATTCAATCGGTCTCCTTATCACACATAGGTCACAAATACGGCTATACATTTATGGAAACAATGTCCGAATGCGTACATCCACATTTCGTTTCCAGTAATGCCATCGGCAAATCCGGTGAGATCCGCCTGATCGTCACAATCGCAACAAAACAAAAAGCCTTCTTGCTCGCTGGCAAAAAGGCATACAAAAAAATCTTATCGCGCCTTCCTGTCTCTCGCAGGGACGATACAGCGTTCCAACGAGGCAGTTCTTCTGGCTCTGCATCCTCGTCCTCCCCCGCCTTCCCGGTTTCCCAGTGACGTGTTGGGGGCGACTCCGCATCACAGCTGCGGGACAGCGCAGGTCTTTCACCTGCTTCTCTATTAAGCGCGGCGCACACCTCATCGGCAAATAATTCAATTATAATTTGGCTCTCAAGAACCTTATGTAGGGTATCATACTCCAAATTGTGTGTCAAGACAATTTTTTCTTAAATTCATTTGTTTTAGGCATATAAATAATTACTAGCAATCATATTCCCTGCGTTATGTCATTATTGTTTCGGATATCCCTGGGAGAGCTTGCCTCACAAATATAAAGGGAACAATTTCTATAGATGATACGAAATCACAATATTCCCATCTCCAAAGCGGTGAATTCTTGCCCGCACACCATACAATTCATAGATAAACTCATCTGTGAAAATCTCCTCGGGGGTTCCCTCTCTCAATATCATGCCGTCTTTCATCGCAATAATTCGATCGCAGTATGAGGCGGCGACATTGAGATCGTGAATCGCGGCAATCACCGTCAGATTCATCTGCCGAATATTTTCCATGATCTCCAATTGGTAGCGAATATCCAGATGATTCGTCGGCTCATCGAGAATCAGACAGGCAGTCGACTGCGTGAGCGCCCGCGCGAGAAGCACGCGCTGCTGCTCGCCGCCCGACAGACTGGAAAAGGGCTGCTCCTCAAAGGCTTCCATCCCGGTGAATGCCAAATAGCGCTTGGCAAGTTTATAGTCCTCTTCATGATAGCGCTCCAACATGCGCTTGTGGGGACTGCGCCCCATCAGAACGACCTCCAACACGCTGAAATCAAACGAGAACGCATGATGCTGGGCGAGCACAGCCTGTCGTGTCGCCGTTTCCCGTACCGAAAGATCATCCAGACGATCCCCGCCAAGGAACATGGTGCCGCCATCCGGACTGAGCACACGATAGATGCACTTGAGGAGCGTGCTCTTTCCACTCCCGTTCGGGCCGATAATGCCGACGAATTCCTTATTATGTACCGCAAGAGAAATTTTATTTAAAATCTGCCGCCCATCAAAACTCTTTTCCAACGCTTCTACGCGAATATCCATCACATGCTCACCCCACCTACGCGCCGCCAAAACCATACGTCCGCTTCACCATCAGATAGATAAAGCAGGGCGCTCCGATCATCGAAATCAGAATCCCGATCGGCAGTTCGGTCTGCGGAATAATCACGCGGCAGAGCACATCTGCCCAGACGAGAAAGATTGCGCCGGAGAGCGCTGCAATCGGCAGCAGCCTCCTGTGATCTGCGCCGACCAGCATGCGGCTGACGTGCGGGACGATAAGTCCGACAAAGCCGATCATGCCCGCCGCATAGACCGCAAAACCAACGAGAAGTGCACTGACAAGCAGATATGCTTGCCGATATCTATGCAGATCCACGCCGAGCGTGATCGCCGTATCATCTCCGAGGAGCATCAAATTCAAAATCTTTGCCTGCGTGTAGAAAAAGAACGGTATGATAATGCTCATCGGAATCATCACCTGCAGCGTCGACCATTTCGCCCCCGCCATGCTCCCCATCAGCCAGTATGTGATGGACTGGATGCCGTCCTTATCGTTCGCAAAGTAGACAATGAAACTGGCAAACGCGCTGCATACAGCGCTGAGCGCCATGCCCGCGAGCAGGAGCTTCACTGCATTCGCACGCCCTCCCATATTCGCAATGAAGACAATCGCAAGCGATATGGCAAAGGCACCGATGAATGCGGCGATCCCAACGAAGTTCTCACCCAGTGATACGCCAACACCAAGCAAAATTGCTGCCGTTGCGCCGAGAGAGGCACCGGAAGAAACGCCCAGAATATAGGGGTCAGCAAGCGGATTTTTCACAATCGCCTGCATGATGACACCCGATGTTGCAAGCCCCGCACCAATACACGCAGCCATGAGAATACGCGGCATACGGAGCAGCCATACAATATCATGCAGCGGCCCCTGCCCCGGCGCATCAATCGGCACACTGCTGCGCAGGGAGTCATAGACTGCGGATACCACATCTCCGACAGATAGGGATACCGTGCCAATCGTCAGTGCGCCCGCCATGCTGACGAGCAAAATCAAAAATAGTTCGAGAAGGATTACGGCATGCCGCCAATCTTTACGATTCATAATTCCGGATACAGCCCCCTCTTGATCGCCCGAATACCCTCCAATGTGTTGACTGCCGGGGTATACATATACCAGAACGGCAGCATATAGATCCGCTTGTTTTTCGATGCCTTCAACGAATTAAAGCGCACATCTCCTAAAAATTCCTCCGCATGCTTTCCGTGTTGAGGATTAAAATACACTACAAATATGACATCCGGATCATACGCAAACAGCACCTCTTCGCTCACACGACGGCTGGTAACAGGCATGTGCCCCCCCAGACGCTTCACCATATCTCCTACAAGCCATCCATCATCATAATTTGTAATCGCCCGTCCATTGATCTCGATAACCATAACGTCTTGCTTTTTTTGCTGCGCGATCCACTCACCATCCTTTTCCAGCTCAGCATGAATGGAATGGATAAGAGAATCCGTCTGATCTTTCACCTCAAAAATACGCCC
Encoded proteins:
- a CDS encoding phosphoribosyltransferase family protein, whose product is MAKRYYDLTVAGCKRSLPILNLSDSLAIAGFVMLGDVELCENCARELAKKVPAEAEIIMTAETKGIPLAAELARQIGMPYYITARKSVKAYMEDPIWVEDESITTMGKQRLYLTRADIDRIAGRKVLLLDDVISTGGSMTALSNLAEKAGAHVVGQAAVLAEGDAVKRTDIIFLESLPLFEAE
- the lgt gene encoding prolipoprotein diacylglyceryl transferase, whose protein sequence is MHQYLFYIGDFPIRSYGVVISLSILLATGVGYFLAKTDGRGYEKHIPDLGIYCGIAGLLGARLWDVFFFDWDYYQHHLTEILNVWQGGMAIQGGVFLGVLVGILYSRNHKLDTIHFMDIAAPAIVLGQALGRCANLLNGDAFGAPTGSSYGILYPDTTLAHHTYGAQPLWPAEVWEGQLDIVIFALLLIFRARGHARGQCFALYVMLYSLVRFALEYLRGDYTEKYLGLFTSAQMTSLGFGLVALGFFLWLGLRKEAVPTEVEFFPQERKKRRKK
- a CDS encoding ABC transporter substrate-binding protein produces the protein MKKSILLLFVMGGIIIAAAMVRDPYPVMDEPRNNYVNDIRHESIEIQNIDTNEEPRSIYLTTIPSRVFVCDGVLLNTLIPLGIGDRIIGASISNTASGLYENLKREYPEEIKKIPHISSRLISREELISYQPDFIIGWKSAFSPHRFGSIRWWEARSIPSYVVATSNHVKKSATIEDECKFLDDMGQIFDVQEKTNAVIRDIYAELEIDWTDDRVKQQDVMVVEVDGNEVMNYDEGWIVGDMVRRLGGRMPLQSESAGVEEMILQNPDVIFAVYFDERHRAQSEAFFRNVRLNSLRAVQNKRIYMIPFGYIYTPGIKTLDGLRAIKKGLYPNM
- a CDS encoding TonB-dependent receptor, whose protein sequence is MKKNLKKSAVLGILLSTVAYGGLDVHAQEVNESESTEETTESVSYTTKDIEVEGELKDPFGNVITEQSYYRTGGDVNVIDRDMIEKRHYEQLTDALRHVPGVLVRTPGFRGGEFQIANNHNVVSINGDDRVVVLVDGRRVDNSVSDIFGSYSDAETKANVDINQVINMNGIEKIEVIKGPGASIYGSDATGGVINIITRKGIDQTEGTLDISTGSWHRHNYKLSYAGSLDENRLKYFVGLSREMSGDSKYKDGLSGNTYTFVNTGYKDEAANIRIDYDFDKNHTLRFAHNHMQSDADYPMAAPDHKYFNPTDWERIKRHWLTPRSPKGESVFPGFRTKWAIWAATGAFSAYNKNNHDLTYVFHRDSGMESFVRVYQQNERYWGSNGQEDILADTPVPETPEWYAWAKAHYKGRDFRKWYDRLGNEGIQLQLGKAYGKHNVLTTWSYDSSEYDHIYLGTGKIYHLERSTLTGYLQDKIFLSDKWELTPAVRYARYNDIGQRTKTDVESTIRTSGGAIFTPSLNTQYAFDKATSAYFGYSRIHRPIKVDDYTNDLGPRPLEDEKGDVWTVGVRHAFSKDTSLAVHYNYTHMANAITEYSVWDDDEGDFTAKSINAKEVKKAFNLSLSHRFRPHWSLTLNYTHAFDKFSAKDGLIFDPALTWANGNVNAAINDMRPANVYMADLVYENGKLNTSLTGTWYTGCNTAAFTSARALLLDFNINYKLHDDMTIYASVSNLTNQSYETIVSEYHGKGSWPEAGRRFMIGAKYTF
- a CDS encoding ABC transporter ATP-binding protein, which gives rise to MDIRVEALEKSFDGRQILNKISLAVHNKEFVGIIGPNGSGKSTLLKCIYRVLSPDGGTMFLGGDRLDDLSVRETATRQAVLAQHHAFSFDFSVLEVVLMGRSPHKRMLERYHEEDYKLAKRYLAFTGMEAFEEQPFSSLSGGEQQRVLLARALTQSTACLILDEPTNHLDIRYQLEIMENIRQMNLTVIAAIHDLNVAASYCDRIIAMKDGMILREGTPEEIFTDEFIYELYGVRARIHRFGDGNIVISYHL
- a CDS encoding FecCD family ABC transporter permease — encoded protein: MNRKDWRHAVILLELFLILLVSMAGALTIGTVSLSVGDVVSAVYDSLRSSVPIDAPGQGPLHDIVWLLRMPRILMAACIGAGLATSGVIMQAIVKNPLADPYILGVSSGASLGATAAILLGVGVSLGENFVGIAAFIGAFAISLAIVFIANMGGRANAVKLLLAGMALSAVCSAFASFIVYFANDKDGIQSITYWLMGSMAGAKWSTLQVMIPMSIIIPFFFYTQAKILNLMLLGDDTAITLGVDLHRYRQAYLLVSALLVGFAVYAAGMIGFVGLIVPHVSRMLVGADHRRLLPIAALSGAIFLVWADVLCRVIIPQTELPIGILISMIGAPCFIYLMVKRTYGFGGA